The following are encoded together in the Blautia obeum ATCC 29174 genome:
- a CDS encoding M48 family metallopeptidase yields MIEYELIRSNRKTLTIQVKPDGSVIVRAPVRLAKYRIAKFVKDHETWIFAQQEKLEKYRENMHVITDEERQEGILQAKRIFPERTAYFAERMGVTYNRITIREQKTRWGSCSSAGNLNFNWKLVLMPSELLDYVVVHELAHRKEMNHSPRFWAVVEKELPDYRERREKLKKMGKQLG; encoded by the coding sequence TTGATAGAATATGAACTGATACGTTCCAACAGAAAGACATTGACGATTCAGGTAAAACCAGACGGAAGTGTTATCGTACGGGCACCGGTCCGGCTGGCGAAATACAGGATTGCGAAATTTGTAAAAGATCATGAAACGTGGATATTTGCACAGCAGGAGAAACTGGAGAAATATCGTGAGAATATGCATGTGATCACAGACGAAGAGCGTCAGGAAGGAATTTTGCAGGCAAAAAGGATCTTTCCTGAACGTACCGCATATTTTGCAGAAAGGATGGGAGTTACCTATAACAGAATCACGATCCGGGAACAGAAAACCCGTTGGGGAAGCTGCAGTTCTGCGGGAAATCTCAACTTCAACTGGAAGCTGGTACTGATGCCATCGGAACTTCTTGATTATGTGGTTGTCCACGAACTGGCACATCGTAAAGAAATGAATCATTCGCCGCGTTTCTGGGCAGTTGTGGAAAAAGAACTGCCGGATTACCGCGAAAGAAGGGAAAAATTGAAAAAAATGGGAAAACAGCTGGGATAA
- a CDS encoding thiazole synthase encodes MDRTEDKLILGGHEFTSRFILGSGKFSLDLVKACIEKAGTQIITLALRRANQGGLANILDYIPKNITLLPNTSGARNAEEAVRIARLSRELGCGDFVKIEVIHDSKYLLPDNYETIKATEILAKEGFVVMPYMYPDLNAARDLVNAGAACVMPLGSPIGSNKGICTKEFIQILIDEIDLPIIVDAGIGRPSQACEAMEMGAAAVMANTAIATAGDVQVMAEAFKKAIEAGRSAYLSGLGRTLDKGASASSPLTGFLHD; translated from the coding sequence ATGGACAGAACAGAAGATAAACTGATTCTTGGAGGACATGAATTTACATCCCGTTTTATTCTTGGATCCGGTAAATTTTCACTGGATCTTGTAAAAGCATGTATTGAAAAAGCAGGAACACAGATCATTACGCTTGCCCTTCGTCGTGCAAATCAGGGGGGCCTTGCGAATATTCTGGATTATATTCCAAAGAACATTACGCTTCTTCCAAATACCTCTGGAGCGAGAAATGCGGAGGAGGCTGTGCGTATCGCGAGACTTTCCAGAGAGCTTGGATGTGGTGATTTTGTCAAGATTGAAGTTATCCATGATTCCAAATATCTTCTTCCGGACAACTATGAAACGATCAAGGCAACAGAGATTCTTGCAAAAGAAGGGTTTGTAGTTATGCCGTATATGTATCCGGATCTGAATGCAGCAAGAGACCTGGTCAATGCTGGTGCAGCATGTGTGATGCCTCTTGGATCTCCGATTGGTTCCAATAAAGGAATCTGCACAAAAGAATTTATCCAGATTCTGATTGATGAGATTGATCTTCCGATCATTGTAGATGCCGGAATTGGAAGACCATCCCAGGCATGTGAGGCAATGGAAATGGGAGCTGCCGCTGTTATGGCAAACACTGCAATCGCAACTGCAGGTGATGTACAGGTGATGGCAGAAGCATTTAAAAAAGCAATTGAAGCAGGCAGAAGTGCTTATTTATCCGGACTTGGACGGACTTTGGATAAGGGCGCCAGTGCTTCTTCACCGCTGACGGGATTTCTGCACGACTAA
- a CDS encoding thiamine phosphate synthase produces the protein MSICKEKNGTGNENAGAAEYRNIIAVTNRKLCEKPFLEQVERICQMHPKALILREKDLSESAYEVMAGQVLEICGRYDTPCMLHSFVEVARRLHHPYIHLPLFLLEEYCGKLNDFRMVGSSIHSPEEAIRAQKAGAAYVTAGHVYVTDCKKGLPPRGLEFLKEVCTKVTIPVYAIGGIHAGTGQIQEVMDCGASGGCIMSEMMKI, from the coding sequence ATGTCTATCTGTAAAGAAAAAAATGGCACCGGAAATGAAAACGCTGGTGCTGCAGAATATAGAAATATAATAGCAGTAACGAACCGAAAACTCTGTGAAAAACCTTTTCTTGAACAGGTGGAGAGAATCTGCCAGATGCATCCCAAAGCATTGATCCTGCGGGAAAAAGATCTTTCAGAGTCCGCATATGAGGTAATGGCGGGACAGGTTCTTGAGATCTGTGGCAGATATGACACACCATGTATGCTCCATAGCTTTGTAGAAGTGGCGCGGCGACTGCATCATCCATATATTCATCTGCCTCTTTTTTTACTGGAAGAATATTGTGGAAAACTCAATGATTTTCGAATGGTCGGTTCTTCAATCCATTCTCCGGAGGAAGCGATCAGGGCACAGAAAGCTGGCGCAGCCTATGTGACGGCGGGCCATGTTTATGTGACAGACTGCAAGAAAGGGCTTCCACCACGTGGACTTGAATTTCTGAAAGAAGTCTGTACAAAGGTAACAATTCCGGTGTATGCTATAGGAGGAATTCATGCAGGAACCGGACAGATACAGGAAGTAATGGACTGTGGGGCATCCGGCGGCTGCATCATGTCGGAGATGATGAAAATTTGA
- the thiH gene encoding 2-iminoacetate synthase ThiH, translating into MSSNTTEHGEHFNESIVNEVILEDMKKNRIDHMKYLPGMETMEESDVMEQVITAMNAYDYDKYTEKDVRRALEHDNRTVEDFQALLSPAALPLLEEIAQAARVETRKHFGNSVYMFTPIYIANYCENYCIYCGFNCHNKIRRAQLNAEEIDKEMAAIAKTGLQEILILTGESRIKSDVKYIGEACKIARKYFKVIGLEVYPMNSDEYHYLHECGADYVTVFQETYNSDKYETLHLAGHKRIFPYRLNAQERALKGGMRGVGFAALLGLDDFRKDAFATGYHAWLLQRKYPHAEIAFSCPRLRPIINNDRINPMDVHEPQLLQVVCAYRLFMPFASITVSTRECERVRDNLVNIAATKISAGVSTGIGSHVEDIEDKGDDQFEISDGRSVDEVYQALLNHDLQPVMNDYVYL; encoded by the coding sequence ATGTCATCAAATACAACAGAACATGGCGAACATTTTAATGAAAGTATCGTCAATGAAGTAATTCTGGAAGATATGAAAAAAAACCGTATCGATCATATGAAATATCTTCCGGGAATGGAGACAATGGAAGAGTCCGATGTTATGGAACAGGTCATCACAGCGATGAATGCCTATGATTATGATAAGTATACAGAAAAGGATGTCCGCAGAGCACTGGAACATGACAATCGGACGGTTGAGGACTTCCAGGCACTTCTTTCTCCTGCGGCACTTCCACTTCTGGAAGAGATCGCGCAAGCGGCGAGAGTGGAGACAAGAAAACATTTTGGAAACAGTGTATATATGTTTACACCAATCTATATCGCAAACTACTGTGAAAATTACTGCATCTACTGCGGTTTTAACTGCCACAATAAAATTCGCCGTGCACAGCTGAATGCAGAGGAAATTGACAAAGAGATGGCAGCAATCGCAAAGACCGGTCTCCAGGAAATTCTGATTCTTACCGGAGAGAGCCGTATAAAGTCCGATGTGAAATATATTGGTGAGGCGTGTAAGATCGCAAGAAAATATTTCAAAGTGATCGGGCTGGAAGTTTATCCGATGAATTCGGATGAATATCATTATCTGCATGAATGTGGAGCCGATTATGTGACTGTTTTCCAGGAAACTTACAATTCAGATAAGTATGAAACACTTCATCTGGCCGGACATAAACGAATTTTTCCATATCGCCTGAATGCACAGGAACGTGCATTGAAAGGTGGCATGCGCGGTGTTGGTTTTGCTGCACTTCTGGGACTGGATGATTTCCGTAAAGATGCCTTTGCTACCGGTTATCATGCCTGGCTTCTTCAGAGAAAATATCCACATGCTGAGATTGCATTTTCCTGCCCGAGACTGCGTCCGATCATTAATAATGACCGGATCAATCCGATGGATGTGCATGAACCTCAGCTTCTGCAGGTAGTCTGTGCATATCGGCTGTTTATGCCATTTGCCAGTATTACGGTTTCCACCAGAGAGTGCGAAAGAGTTCGTGACAATCTGGTTAATATTGCGGCAACCAAAATTTCCGCCGGGGTTAGTACAGGTATTGGAAGCCATGTAGAGGATATCGAAGACAAGGGAGATGACCAGTTTGAAATTTCAGACGGAAGATCTGTGGATGAAGTATATCAGGCCCTTTTGAATCATGATCTTCAGCCGGTCATGAACGATTATGTCTATCTGTAA
- the rsgA gene encoding ribosome small subunit-dependent GTPase A: MQGKIIKGIAGFYYVYGEDEVLYECKAKGIFRKDNQKPLVGDNVEITILDQQEQTGNLIRILPRKNSLIRPAVANVDQAFVIFALENPKPNFMLLDRFLIMMEQAEVPAVICFNKKDLASEEETRTLCEIYRNCGYQVILSSALEKEGLDEIHRILKGKTTVVAGPSGVGKSSLTNLLQGEVQMETGEISRKLKRGRHTTRHSQVIPVGEDTFLMDTPGFSSLYLMNMEEQDLKNYFPEFRKYEDTCRFQGCRHIHEPGCRVKEALENGEISRLRYEDYLSLYEELKEKRRY; this comes from the coding sequence ATGCAGGGTAAGATCATCAAAGGAATAGCGGGATTTTATTATGTATACGGAGAAGATGAAGTGCTCTATGAATGTAAAGCCAAGGGAATCTTCCGCAAAGATAATCAGAAACCGCTGGTAGGTGATAATGTGGAAATCACAATACTTGACCAGCAGGAACAAACGGGCAATCTGATCCGAATCCTTCCACGCAAGAATTCATTGATTCGTCCGGCAGTTGCAAATGTTGACCAGGCGTTTGTGATCTTTGCACTTGAAAATCCCAAACCCAATTTTATGCTGCTGGACCGCTTCCTGATCATGATGGAACAGGCAGAGGTTCCGGCAGTGATCTGCTTTAATAAAAAAGATCTTGCATCGGAAGAAGAAACCCGGACATTATGTGAAATTTACAGAAACTGCGGTTATCAGGTGATCCTTTCCAGTGCACTTGAAAAAGAGGGACTGGATGAGATACACAGGATCCTGAAGGGAAAGACAACAGTTGTTGCAGGACCTTCCGGAGTCGGTAAGTCTTCCCTGACGAATCTTTTGCAGGGAGAAGTACAGATGGAGACCGGCGAGATCAGCCGTAAGCTGAAGAGAGGCCGGCATACGACCAGACATTCACAGGTGATTCCGGTTGGAGAAGATACGTTTCTGATGGATACACCAGGATTCTCGTCTTTATATCTGATGAATATGGAAGAGCAGGATCTGAAAAATTATTTTCCAGAATTTCGAAAATATGAGGATACATGCAGATTTCAGGGATGCAGACACATCCATGAACCGGGATGCAGAGTAAAAGAAGCTTTGGAGAATGGTGAGATCAGCAGACTCCGATATGAAGATTATCTAAGTTTATATGAAGAATTGAAAGAGAAAAGGAGATATTAA
- a CDS encoding thiamine diphosphokinase encodes MKDVIIVSGGNIQRDFALDFLKKNKTEKVDLIAADRGVEFFKGTDWQPEVAVGDFDSLSAEGELYLQGLMETEIVRLKPEKDDSDTQSAVNFAIDHGAERITILGATGKRIDHLMANFGLLVHGRNRGADIILVDQWNYMKLIESHTVLKKEEQFGKYVSFFSLEGDLTGLTLRGFKYPLNKYHLKVSDSGLTVSNEIADDEACVEFDAGSLLMLMTRD; translated from the coding sequence ATGAAAGATGTGATCATCGTAAGCGGGGGCAATATCCAGAGAGATTTTGCCCTCGATTTTTTGAAGAAAAACAAAACAGAAAAAGTAGATCTGATCGCAGCAGACAGAGGTGTTGAATTTTTTAAAGGAACAGATTGGCAACCGGAGGTAGCAGTAGGAGATTTTGACAGCCTTTCGGCTGAGGGGGAATTGTATCTGCAGGGACTGATGGAGACAGAGATTGTGCGTCTGAAGCCGGAAAAAGATGATTCGGATACACAGTCTGCCGTGAATTTTGCGATTGACCATGGTGCAGAGCGGATTACGATTCTGGGTGCGACCGGAAAACGGATCGATCACCTTATGGCTAATTTCGGACTGCTGGTACATGGAAGGAACCGAGGTGCGGATATCATACTGGTCGATCAGTGGAATTATATGAAATTGATCGAAAGCCATACAGTTCTTAAGAAAGAGGAACAGTTTGGCAAATATGTTTCTTTCTTTTCGCTGGAGGGAGACCTGACAGGTCTGACCCTGAGAGGGTTCAAATATCCACTGAATAAATATCATCTGAAAGTTTCAGACAGTGGACTTACAGTCAGTAATGAAATTGCAGATGATGAGGCATGTGTAGAGTTTGACGCAGGATCCTTACTGATGCTGATGACAAGAGATTGA
- the rpe gene encoding ribulose-phosphate 3-epimerase: MEYRLCPSILSADFNRLGEQIQTLEKAGVEWLHIDVMDGDFVPSISFGMPVIRSIRKESKMFFDVHLMVSAPERYIQDFVDCGADSITVHAEACEDLERAIELIRDAGVKVGVSIKPATPVNDISHLLEDVDMVLIMTVQPGFGGQKYLPECTEKIEELKELIDREELDVDIQVDGGINDETMETVMKAGANLLVAGSYVFNGDLETNVYSIQKKMDKIKSEID, encoded by the coding sequence ATGGAATATCGATTGTGCCCCTCAATTTTGTCGGCGGACTTTAACCGCTTGGGCGAACAGATTCAGACTTTGGAAAAAGCAGGAGTTGAATGGCTTCACATTGATGTTATGGATGGAGATTTTGTGCCGAGTATTTCGTTTGGAATGCCGGTGATCCGTTCTATCCGCAAAGAATCCAAAATGTTTTTTGACGTACATCTGATGGTATCGGCACCGGAGCGTTATATTCAGGATTTTGTGGACTGTGGTGCAGATTCCATTACGGTACATGCAGAAGCATGTGAGGATCTGGAGAGAGCAATTGAACTGATCAGAGATGCCGGTGTCAAAGTCGGAGTTTCTATTAAACCTGCAACTCCGGTGAATGATATCAGCCATCTTCTGGAAGATGTGGACATGGTTCTTATTATGACTGTACAGCCAGGGTTTGGTGGTCAGAAATATCTTCCGGAATGTACAGAGAAGATTGAGGAACTGAAGGAACTGATCGACAGAGAAGAACTGGATGTAGATATACAGGTGGATGGCGGAATCAACGATGAAACGATGGAAACTGTGATGAAAGCCGGTGCGAATCTTCTGGTTGCAGGTTCTTATGTATTTAATGGTGATCTGGAAACAAATGTTTACAGTATACAGAAAAAGATGGACAAGATTAAATCAGAGATTGATTGA